A genomic region of Populus nigra chromosome 11, ddPopNigr1.1, whole genome shotgun sequence contains the following coding sequences:
- the LOC133668406 gene encoding pentatricopeptide repeat-containing protein At5g27270 isoform X2 has protein sequence MLEVGCEPDEVACGTMLCSYARWGHHKAMFSFYSAIKERGIVVSIAVYNFMLSSLQKKSLHGKVIVLWRQMVDKRVAPNNFTYTVVISSLVKEGLHKEAFKTFNEMRTMGLVPEEVIYSLLITVSTKNSNWHEALKLYEDMRSHRIVPSKFTCASLLTMYYKIKDYSKALSLFIQMQSKNIAADEVIYGLLIRIYGKLGLYEDAQKTFEETERSGLLSNEKTYLAMAQVHLSSGNFEKALSVIEVMKSRNIWLSRFAYIVLLQCYCMKEDLDSAEVTFQALSKIGCPDAGSCSDMINLYVRLGLTEKAKDFIVHIRKDLVDFDEELFNTVIKVFCKEGMLKDAEQLVYEMGTNASFKDNRFFKTFSNFMYGENKELENIMVSADTTALGLILSLYLENDNFTKTEEFLKLILEAGSGLSVVSQLVNSFIREGDLFKAEAVNGQLIKLGSRLEDETIASLISAYGRQNKLKQAQEVFGAVADSPILGNPIINSMIDACVKCGKFEEAYLLYEEVAQRGHNLGAVGIGMVVNALTNSGKHPEAENIIRRSIQDRMELDTVAYNIFIKAMLEAGRLHFATSIYEHMLLLGFTPSIQTYNTMISVYGRGRKLDKAVEVFNTACSSGVSLDEKAYMNMINYYGKAGKRHEASLLFAKMQEEGIKPGVVSYNVMVKVYAMSGLYHEVEELFKAMERDGCPPDSFTYLSLVQAYSESSKCLEAEETINSMQKKGIPPSCAHFKHLLYALVKAGLMVEAERVYMELLSAGLNPDLDCCRAMLRGYMDYGHVEKGIKFFEQIRESVKADRFIMSAAVHLYKSAGKKLEAEVLSESMKSLRISFLSELEVGLKIQCPSHVSQVTDQGTI, from the exons ATGCTTGAAGTAGGATGTGAACCGGATGAAGTTGCATGCGGCACCATGTTGTGTTCTTATGCCAGATGGGGACACCATAAGGCTATGTTTTCGTTTTATTCAGCTATAAAAGAAAGAGGGATTGTAGTCTCTATTGCAGTTTACAACTTTATGCTGTCTTCATTGCAGAAGAAATCACTTCACGGAAAGGTTATAGTATTGTGGAGGCAGATGGTTGATAAAAGGGTTGCACCCAATAATTTTACTTATACAGTGGTTATTAGTTCACTTGTCAAGGAAGGTCTTCACAAGGAGGCTTTCAAGACTTTCAATGAGATGAGGACCATGGGGCTGGTGCCTGAGGAAGTAATATATAGCTTGCTTATTACTGTGAGTACCAAAAACAGTAACTGGCATGAAGCATTGAAATTGTACGAGGACATGAGATCCCACAGAATAGTTCCAAGTAAATTCACCTGTGCTTCACTTCTGACTATGTATTACAAAATCAAAGACTATTCTAAAGCCCTTTCCCTCTTTATACAAATGCAGAGCAAGAACATCGCAGCTGATGAAGTTATATATGGATTGCTCATAAGAATATATGGCAAACTTGGTCTCTATGAGGATGCGCAAAAAACATTTGAAGAGACTGAGCGGTCAGGTCTACTGAGTAATGAGAAAACATATTTAGCAATGGCACAAGTGCATCTCAGTTCAGGAAACTTTGAGAAAGCCTTGAGTGTTATTGAAGTGATGAAATCTAGAAACATCTGGTTATCACGATTTGCTTATATTGTGTTGTTGCAGTGTTATTGTATGAAAGAAGATTTGGACTCTGCTGAAGTTACATTTCAAGCTTTATCAAAGATAGGATGTCCTGATGCTGGTTCTTGTAGTGACatgattaatttatatgttaGACTTGGCTTGACTGAAAAGGCCAAGGATTTTATTGTCCACATAAGGAAAGACCTAGTAGATTTTGACGAGGAGCTTTTCAATACAGTTATTAAAGTGTTTTGCAAGGAAGGCATGTTAAAAGATGCTGAACAATTGGTATATGAGATGGGCACAAATGCATCATTCAAGgataatagattttttaagacattttctaattttatgtaTGGAGAAAATAAGGAACTGGAAAACATTATGGTTTCTGCTGACACCACGGCTCTGGGGCTTATCCTGAGTTTATACTTGGAAAATGACAATTTCACCAAGACAGAAGAATTCCTGAAGTTGATACTTGAGGCTGGTAGTGGCTTGTCTGTGGTGAGCCAACTAGTAAACAGCTTTATTAGAGAAG GTGATCTATTCAAAGCGGAGGCAGTAAATGGTCAATTAATCAAGCTAGGCTCTAGACTAGAGGACGAAACAATTGCTTCTTTGATTAGTGCATATGGGAGACAAAACAAGCTGAAACAGGCCCAGGAGGTCTTTGGAGCAGTTGCAGATTCTCCAATATTGGGAAACCCAATAATTAACTCAATGATTGATGCATGTGTCAAATGTGGTAAATTTGAGGAGGCATACTTACTTTATGAAGAAGTGGCACAAAGAGGGCACAATCTTGGTGCTGTTGGTATTGGCATGGTTGTGAATGCTTTGACCAATTCTG GCAAACATCCAGAGGCTGAAAATATTATTCGCAGGAGTATTCAGGACAGGATGGAGCTTGATACTGTGGcatacaatatttttatcaaggcaATGCTAGAAGCAG GTAGATTGCATTTTGCAACCAGCATCTATGAGCACATGCTGTTATTGGGATTCACTCCATCGATTCAGACATATAACACTATGATTAG TGTATATGGACGCGGTCGAAAGTTGGATAAGGCTGTGGAGGTGTTCAATACAGCTTGCAGCTCGGGTGTATCTTTGGATGAAAAGGCATACATGAATATGATTAACTATTATGGCAAGGCTG GTAAGAGACATGAGGCATCTCTCCTGTTTGCCAAAATGCAGGAAGAGGGGATAAAACCTGGGGTG GTTAGCTACAATGTAATGGTCAAAGTATATGCCATGTCAGGGCTTTATCATGAAGTTGAAGAACTATTCAAAGCTATGGAGAGAGATGGTTGTCCACCAGACTCGTTCACATACCTCTCCCTTGTTCAGGCATATTCAGAGAGTTCAAAATGCTTGGAGGCAGAGGAAACAATAAATAGCATGCAGAAGAAAGGCATCCCTCCTTCCTGTGCCCATTTTAAGCATTTGCTCTATGCTCTTGTGAAGGCTGGTCTTATGGTTGAAGCAGAAAGGGTGTATATGGAGCTATTATCGGCTGGTTTAAATCCAGACCTTGACTGTTGTCGGGCTATGCTCAGAGGTTACATGGACTATGGACATGTGGAAAAAGGCATCAAATTTTTTGAACAGATCAGGGAGTCAGTAAAAGCAGACAGATTTATAATGAGTGCAGCTGTGCATCTGTACAAATCAGCTGGAAAGAAACTTGAAGCTGAAGTTCTTTCTGAATCCATGAAGAGTTTGAGGATCTCGTTCCTCAGTGAGCTTGAAGTTGGATTGAAGATACAATGCCCCAGCCACGTATCCCAGGTGACTGACCAAGGTACTATTTGA
- the LOC133668406 gene encoding pentatricopeptide repeat-containing protein At5g27270 isoform X1: protein MKIIILESPFLPPPPNLKTKPKPKSINPNKVPIKSSIHPDPWSLSDGNNISKPKPKSKNPKNPLSDDNARRMIIARARYLSLLRKHQGPQAQTPKWIKRTPEQMVMYLEDDRNGHLYGKHVVAAIKRVRGLAGKKNEERDMRLLMSGFVGKLSFREMCVVLKEQKGWREARDFFSWMKLQLSYHPSVIVYTILLRIYGQVGKIKLAEQTFLEMLEVGCEPDEVACGTMLCSYARWGHHKAMFSFYSAIKERGIVVSIAVYNFMLSSLQKKSLHGKVIVLWRQMVDKRVAPNNFTYTVVISSLVKEGLHKEAFKTFNEMRTMGLVPEEVIYSLLITVSTKNSNWHEALKLYEDMRSHRIVPSKFTCASLLTMYYKIKDYSKALSLFIQMQSKNIAADEVIYGLLIRIYGKLGLYEDAQKTFEETERSGLLSNEKTYLAMAQVHLSSGNFEKALSVIEVMKSRNIWLSRFAYIVLLQCYCMKEDLDSAEVTFQALSKIGCPDAGSCSDMINLYVRLGLTEKAKDFIVHIRKDLVDFDEELFNTVIKVFCKEGMLKDAEQLVYEMGTNASFKDNRFFKTFSNFMYGENKELENIMVSADTTALGLILSLYLENDNFTKTEEFLKLILEAGSGLSVVSQLVNSFIREGDLFKAEAVNGQLIKLGSRLEDETIASLISAYGRQNKLKQAQEVFGAVADSPILGNPIINSMIDACVKCGKFEEAYLLYEEVAQRGHNLGAVGIGMVVNALTNSGKHPEAENIIRRSIQDRMELDTVAYNIFIKAMLEAGRLHFATSIYEHMLLLGFTPSIQTYNTMISVYGRGRKLDKAVEVFNTACSSGVSLDEKAYMNMINYYGKAGKRHEASLLFAKMQEEGIKPGVVSYNVMVKVYAMSGLYHEVEELFKAMERDGCPPDSFTYLSLVQAYSESSKCLEAEETINSMQKKGIPPSCAHFKHLLYALVKAGLMVEAERVYMELLSAGLNPDLDCCRAMLRGYMDYGHVEKGIKFFEQIRESVKADRFIMSAAVHLYKSAGKKLEAEVLSESMKSLRISFLSELEVGLKIQCPSHVSQVTDQGTI from the exons ATGAAGATCATCATCCTCGAATCCCCGTTTCTCCCTCCCCCtcctaatttaaaaacaaagccAAAACCAAAGTCTATAAACCCCAACAAAGTCCCTATTAAATCCTCAATCCACCCAGACCCTTGGTCCTTAAGCGACGGCAACAACATATCGAAACCCAAACCCAAATCCAAAAACCCCAAAAACCCGTTATCGGATGACAACGCCAGGCGCATGATCATAGCCAGAGCGCGATACTTGAGCTTGTTGCGTAAGCACCAAGGCCCGCAAGCTCAAACACCAAAGTGGATAAAGAGAACTCCTGAACAGATGGTGATGTATTTGGAGGATGATAGAAATGGGCATCTTTATGGGAAGCATGTTGTGGCAGCTATAAAGAGAGTGAGGGGATTGGCtggcaagaaaaatgaagagagGGATATGAGGTTGCTTATGAGTGGGTTTGTGGGTAAGTTGAGTTTTAGAGAAATGTGTGTTGTTTTAAAAGAGCAGAAAGGGTGGAGGGAGGCCAGAGACTTCTTTTCCTGGATGAAATTGCAG TTAAGCTATCATCCGAGCGTTATTGTCTATACGATTCTTTTGCGAATATATGGGCAAGTTGGAAAGATCAAGTTAGCTGAACAAACCTTCTTGGAGATGCTTGAAGTAGGATGTGAACCGGATGAAGTTGCATGCGGCACCATGTTGTGTTCTTATGCCAGATGGGGACACCATAAGGCTATGTTTTCGTTTTATTCAGCTATAAAAGAAAGAGGGATTGTAGTCTCTATTGCAGTTTACAACTTTATGCTGTCTTCATTGCAGAAGAAATCACTTCACGGAAAGGTTATAGTATTGTGGAGGCAGATGGTTGATAAAAGGGTTGCACCCAATAATTTTACTTATACAGTGGTTATTAGTTCACTTGTCAAGGAAGGTCTTCACAAGGAGGCTTTCAAGACTTTCAATGAGATGAGGACCATGGGGCTGGTGCCTGAGGAAGTAATATATAGCTTGCTTATTACTGTGAGTACCAAAAACAGTAACTGGCATGAAGCATTGAAATTGTACGAGGACATGAGATCCCACAGAATAGTTCCAAGTAAATTCACCTGTGCTTCACTTCTGACTATGTATTACAAAATCAAAGACTATTCTAAAGCCCTTTCCCTCTTTATACAAATGCAGAGCAAGAACATCGCAGCTGATGAAGTTATATATGGATTGCTCATAAGAATATATGGCAAACTTGGTCTCTATGAGGATGCGCAAAAAACATTTGAAGAGACTGAGCGGTCAGGTCTACTGAGTAATGAGAAAACATATTTAGCAATGGCACAAGTGCATCTCAGTTCAGGAAACTTTGAGAAAGCCTTGAGTGTTATTGAAGTGATGAAATCTAGAAACATCTGGTTATCACGATTTGCTTATATTGTGTTGTTGCAGTGTTATTGTATGAAAGAAGATTTGGACTCTGCTGAAGTTACATTTCAAGCTTTATCAAAGATAGGATGTCCTGATGCTGGTTCTTGTAGTGACatgattaatttatatgttaGACTTGGCTTGACTGAAAAGGCCAAGGATTTTATTGTCCACATAAGGAAAGACCTAGTAGATTTTGACGAGGAGCTTTTCAATACAGTTATTAAAGTGTTTTGCAAGGAAGGCATGTTAAAAGATGCTGAACAATTGGTATATGAGATGGGCACAAATGCATCATTCAAGgataatagattttttaagacattttctaattttatgtaTGGAGAAAATAAGGAACTGGAAAACATTATGGTTTCTGCTGACACCACGGCTCTGGGGCTTATCCTGAGTTTATACTTGGAAAATGACAATTTCACCAAGACAGAAGAATTCCTGAAGTTGATACTTGAGGCTGGTAGTGGCTTGTCTGTGGTGAGCCAACTAGTAAACAGCTTTATTAGAGAAG GTGATCTATTCAAAGCGGAGGCAGTAAATGGTCAATTAATCAAGCTAGGCTCTAGACTAGAGGACGAAACAATTGCTTCTTTGATTAGTGCATATGGGAGACAAAACAAGCTGAAACAGGCCCAGGAGGTCTTTGGAGCAGTTGCAGATTCTCCAATATTGGGAAACCCAATAATTAACTCAATGATTGATGCATGTGTCAAATGTGGTAAATTTGAGGAGGCATACTTACTTTATGAAGAAGTGGCACAAAGAGGGCACAATCTTGGTGCTGTTGGTATTGGCATGGTTGTGAATGCTTTGACCAATTCTG GCAAACATCCAGAGGCTGAAAATATTATTCGCAGGAGTATTCAGGACAGGATGGAGCTTGATACTGTGGcatacaatatttttatcaaggcaATGCTAGAAGCAG GTAGATTGCATTTTGCAACCAGCATCTATGAGCACATGCTGTTATTGGGATTCACTCCATCGATTCAGACATATAACACTATGATTAG TGTATATGGACGCGGTCGAAAGTTGGATAAGGCTGTGGAGGTGTTCAATACAGCTTGCAGCTCGGGTGTATCTTTGGATGAAAAGGCATACATGAATATGATTAACTATTATGGCAAGGCTG GTAAGAGACATGAGGCATCTCTCCTGTTTGCCAAAATGCAGGAAGAGGGGATAAAACCTGGGGTG GTTAGCTACAATGTAATGGTCAAAGTATATGCCATGTCAGGGCTTTATCATGAAGTTGAAGAACTATTCAAAGCTATGGAGAGAGATGGTTGTCCACCAGACTCGTTCACATACCTCTCCCTTGTTCAGGCATATTCAGAGAGTTCAAAATGCTTGGAGGCAGAGGAAACAATAAATAGCATGCAGAAGAAAGGCATCCCTCCTTCCTGTGCCCATTTTAAGCATTTGCTCTATGCTCTTGTGAAGGCTGGTCTTATGGTTGAAGCAGAAAGGGTGTATATGGAGCTATTATCGGCTGGTTTAAATCCAGACCTTGACTGTTGTCGGGCTATGCTCAGAGGTTACATGGACTATGGACATGTGGAAAAAGGCATCAAATTTTTTGAACAGATCAGGGAGTCAGTAAAAGCAGACAGATTTATAATGAGTGCAGCTGTGCATCTGTACAAATCAGCTGGAAAGAAACTTGAAGCTGAAGTTCTTTCTGAATCCATGAAGAGTTTGAGGATCTCGTTCCTCAGTGAGCTTGAAGTTGGATTGAAGATACAATGCCCCAGCCACGTATCCCAGGTGACTGACCAAGGTACTATTTGA
- the LOC133667959 gene encoding uncharacterized protein LOC133667959 codes for MAKFNVVQKRRRAQIAESKRAIHGDPLTKKLKIKPQPHSVSGKRKRKLLKNWRREQKEAVDKGLVTMQDVEMAFAQGEGTSKDVKRTPAKFNKKGLKLKQLKRKGKNKTKPKPAAEISVDAMAE; via the exons ATGGCGAAGTTCAATGTAGtgcagaagagaagaagagcacAAATAGCCGAGAGCAAAAGAGCAATACACGGAGACCCATTAACTAAAAAGCTTAAGATCAAACCTCAGCCCCACTCTGTCTCTGGAAAGCGCAAGCGCAAGCTCTTAAAAAATTGGCGGCGA GAGCAGAAGGAGGCTGTAGACAAGGGTTTGGTCACTATGCAAGACGTCGAAATGGCTTTTGCGCaag GTGAGGGCACGTCCAAAGATGTCAAGAGGACACCAGCAAAATTTAACAAGAAGGGCCTGAAGCTTAAGCAATTGAAGCGCAAAG GTAAGAACAAAACAAAGCCTAAGCCAGCTGCTGAAATTTCTGTGGATGCCATGGCAGAATGA